The following coding sequences lie in one Pontibacter sp. G13 genomic window:
- a CDS encoding beta-ketoacyl-ACP reductase — MGQRLANQTAIITGGARGIGKATAHLFAQEGANIIIWDMLDEGQETAKEVSGSFQQVNVADPQSVQVALDIAIKQHEQVDILINNAGITRDRTLMKMSFEEWKQVLDVNLTGVFNCTKAVAPCMVEKKYGRIVSTSSIVGIHGNYGQTNYTATKGGIIAMTKTWAKELGKYGITANAVAPGFIQTDMTDLIPKEVRDRIIGGIPAGRMGIPDDIAHAYLYLASPEAGYVNGHTLRVTGGAG, encoded by the coding sequence ATGGGACAAAGACTCGCGAATCAAACTGCCATCATCACAGGTGGAGCAAGAGGCATAGGCAAAGCCACTGCTCATCTATTTGCCCAAGAGGGTGCCAATATCATCATCTGGGACATGCTGGATGAAGGACAAGAAACAGCCAAGGAAGTATCCGGCTCTTTTCAGCAGGTAAATGTTGCCGATCCCCAATCGGTTCAAGTCGCCTTGGATATTGCCATCAAGCAACATGAACAGGTAGACATCCTCATCAACAATGCAGGAATCACCAGAGACCGGACCTTGATGAAGATGTCCTTTGAAGAATGGAAGCAGGTCCTTGATGTCAACCTAACAGGCGTATTTAACTGCACCAAGGCTGTAGCGCCATGTATGGTAGAGAAAAAATACGGAAGAATTGTCAGTACCAGTTCGATCGTAGGCATTCATGGCAATTATGGCCAGACCAATTACACGGCCACCAAGGGAGGAATCATCGCTATGACCAAGACTTGGGCCAAAGAACTCGGAAAGTATGGCATCACCGCCAATGCAGTAGCTCCGGGATTCATTCAAACAGATATGACAGACCTGATTCCCAAAGAGGTAAGGGACAGAATCATTGGGGGCATTCCCGCTGGACGAATGGGGATTCCTGACGATATCGCTCATGCATATCTGTACCTAGCCTCTCCAGAAGCAGGTTATGTCAATGGGCATACCTTGAGGGTGACAGGCGGAGCAGGATGA
- a CDS encoding SDR family oxidoreductase: MKKTILITGGSKGIGLALARIFHSDDYQVIICARGREALTSVEQELPGIDTRICDMSDISQVKQLATSVIADYGKLDVLINNAGVFQPGQIQDESDEIYELMMRTNMDSAYYLTKGVLPSMIDRQTGTIVNMASIASIQAYPNGGSYSISKFALLGFSKNLREELKPHGIRVISVMPGATFTASWEGVDVPEDRLMPSEDVANLIWSAVELSKRTVVEDLVLRPQLGDL, from the coding sequence ATGAAGAAGACGATTTTGATCACAGGAGGCAGCAAAGGAATCGGACTTGCCCTCGCAAGAATATTTCACTCTGACGACTACCAAGTCATTATTTGTGCGCGAGGCAGAGAAGCCTTAACGTCTGTGGAGCAGGAGCTTCCCGGAATTGATACGCGCATCTGCGACATGTCGGACATCTCCCAAGTGAAGCAATTGGCAACTTCGGTCATTGCAGATTATGGAAAATTGGATGTATTGATCAACAATGCGGGGGTTTTCCAACCGGGTCAAATTCAGGATGAATCGGATGAAATCTACGAATTGATGATGCGGACCAATATGGACAGTGCCTATTATTTGACTAAAGGCGTCCTGCCGAGCATGATCGATCGCCAAACCGGTACCATTGTGAATATGGCTTCCATTGCAAGCATTCAGGCCTATCCCAACGGAGGTTCCTACAGCATTTCTAAATTCGCCTTGCTTGGATTTTCCAAAAATCTTCGGGAGGAATTGAAACCACATGGAATTCGGGTTATTTCTGTCATGCCGGGTGCCACATTTACGGCATCTTGGGAAGGAGTGGATGTACCCGAAGATCGGCTTATGCCTTCAGAAGACGTGGCAAACCTCATTTGGAGTGCTGTAGAGCTATCTAAACGCACAGTCGTAGAGGATCTAGTCTTACGTCCCCAGCTAGGCGATTTATAG
- a CDS encoding ABC transporter permease: MDKFSIYYRLFVSEVVTMIQGSLVIVTVISVFIGAVSTLQTAYQLTTSLVPKSIIGTIVSTTTLLELSPTVLTFILAGRIGSKIASEIGTMRVTEQIDALEVMGVNSSAYLILPKLIAGLLAVPVLVTASAFLAHAGGLIAGDLTGSVTVTEFTMGAQTYYDPYQVVVMYVKAFTFGFLITSVSAYQGYFTHGGALEVGASATKAVVYSCLSIVTFDYLIAQIML; this comes from the coding sequence ATGGACAAGTTCTCGATTTACTATCGACTGTTCGTGTCTGAGGTAGTTACGATGATCCAGGGAAGCTTGGTCATCGTCACCGTCATTTCCGTATTTATTGGAGCTGTTTCGACTTTGCAGACCGCTTACCAATTGACTACCAGTTTGGTACCCAAGTCCATTATTGGAACCATTGTCTCTACCACTACCTTGTTGGAACTGTCCCCGACGGTCTTGACTTTCATCTTGGCAGGACGAATAGGCTCCAAGATCGCCTCGGAAATCGGGACCATGCGAGTGACAGAGCAGATCGACGCACTTGAGGTGATGGGAGTCAACTCTTCGGCATACTTGATTTTGCCCAAGCTAATTGCCGGCCTTTTGGCAGTACCTGTTTTGGTGACTGCATCGGCTTTTTTGGCACACGCAGGGGGCTTGATTGCAGGTGATTTGACCGGTTCGGTGACCGTGACGGAATTTACCATGGGAGCGCAAACCTACTACGATCCTTATCAGGTGGTCGTGATGTATGTCAAGGCTTTTACCTTTGGATTCTTGATCACCTCAGTATCGGCCTATCAGGGATACTTCACACACGGAGGAGCCTTGGAAGTGGGAGCAAGCGCCACCAAGGCGGTCGTTTACTCCTGCCTGTCCATTGTGACCTTTGATTACCTGATTGCACAGATCATGCTTTAG
- a CDS encoding DUF4174 domain-containing protein, with protein MPRHFLLFTSLCVGMNLCVLSQTTSNNEQPLSEFQWKNRILLVFSPSDRDARIQQQHDQIMEDWAPYADRDMRVFEILPHTVRELPEEVEELGAAESFRSRYAVAPDEFKVILVGKDGGEKLSSTRPVSNLTLFGLIDQMPMRKMEMRD; from the coding sequence ATGCCTCGACACTTCTTGTTATTTACCTCCCTTTGTGTGGGAATGAACCTATGCGTTTTGTCCCAGACGACCTCCAACAATGAGCAGCCGCTCTCCGAGTTTCAGTGGAAGAACCGAATCCTACTGGTCTTTTCCCCTAGCGACAGGGATGCTCGAATTCAACAGCAACATGATCAAATCATGGAAGATTGGGCTCCATACGCTGATAGAGATATGCGGGTCTTTGAGATTCTGCCTCACACGGTTCGGGAATTGCCTGAAGAGGTGGAGGAGCTAGGAGCGGCCGAATCTTTCAGGAGTCGCTATGCTGTTGCTCCGGATGAATTTAAGGTGATTTTGGTGGGTAAGGATGGCGGGGAGAAATTGTCCAGTACACGGCCAGTATCCAATTTGACTTTATTTGGCCTCATCGATCAAATGCCCATGCGCAAAATGGAAATGCGCGATTAA
- a CDS encoding VOC family protein encodes MNLNLIDHLVWAVPDLDQGVSLIQEKLGIIPVLGGQHPGRGTRNALFAIGTRQYFEIIAPDPDQAKPSEGRWMAIDLISEPTLTRWAAATNELKEKEEQAHKAQIPIGPVKPGSRKTPDGTLLEWVLTVPSIGKKVDPFPFWIDWSGAHHPADRLPQMVSLREFKVISPYHEFLSRQFLALGIDIPVEDGFRPMLSVKLEGPKGEIWLS; translated from the coding sequence ATGAATCTCAATCTGATAGATCACCTCGTTTGGGCTGTTCCTGACCTCGATCAGGGGGTATCGCTCATACAGGAAAAATTGGGCATCATCCCAGTTCTTGGTGGGCAACACCCAGGAAGAGGGACCCGCAATGCGCTTTTTGCCATCGGGACTCGTCAATATTTTGAGATTATAGCACCTGACCCCGATCAAGCCAAACCAAGTGAGGGACGCTGGATGGCCATCGACCTGATCTCTGAACCTACGCTCACCAGATGGGCGGCCGCCACCAATGAGTTGAAGGAAAAGGAGGAGCAGGCGCATAAAGCTCAGATTCCGATAGGCCCTGTCAAACCAGGTAGCCGGAAGACTCCGGACGGTACTCTGCTTGAATGGGTATTGACGGTTCCCTCTATTGGGAAGAAAGTGGACCCATTCCCTTTTTGGATCGACTGGAGTGGGGCCCATCATCCTGCCGACCGTTTACCCCAAATGGTTTCGCTTCGGGAGTTCAAGGTGATTTCCCCTTATCATGAATTTCTCTCCCGGCAATTTCTGGCGCTTGGCATAGATATTCCGGTCGAGGATGGTTTTCGTCCGATGCTGTCTGTGAAATTGGAAGGCCCTAAGGGAGAGATTTGGCTTTCTTGA
- a CDS encoding HAD family hydrolase, whose translation MDRPKIKTIAFDADDTLWENEPLFVDTQSKCEELIRSYGDAEDLHDKLYEVEMRNLRLFGYGVKGFTLSMIETAIEMTQGRITADDIHKIVQLGKQMLDHPIELLPHVRETLISLKLSCELMIITKGDLFDQESKIARSGLSEWFDRVEIVSEKDPETYSKVLKRHGITPSSFLMVGNSLKSDVLPICEIGGHAVHVPFRTTWVHEQIHSIDHPDGYGVVDDLGELTGYVENHFELVPNGRN comes from the coding sequence ATGGATAGACCCAAAATCAAGACTATCGCTTTCGATGCGGACGATACCCTGTGGGAAAATGAACCGCTGTTTGTGGATACCCAATCTAAGTGCGAGGAACTTATTCGAAGCTATGGAGACGCCGAGGACCTGCACGACAAGCTCTATGAAGTGGAAATGCGCAACCTCAGGCTGTTTGGCTATGGGGTGAAGGGCTTTACGCTGTCGATGATAGAAACGGCTATCGAAATGACACAGGGACGAATTACGGCTGACGACATTCACAAGATTGTCCAGCTAGGCAAGCAGATGTTGGACCATCCCATCGAATTGCTTCCTCATGTCCGAGAAACCCTCATCTCCCTCAAGCTGTCCTGCGAACTGATGATCATCACCAAAGGAGACCTGTTTGATCAGGAAAGCAAAATTGCGCGATCCGGATTGTCCGAGTGGTTTGATCGGGTGGAGATCGTTTCAGAAAAAGACCCAGAGACCTATTCCAAGGTCCTCAAACGTCATGGAATCACGCCCAGTTCTTTTCTGATGGTCGGGAATTCTCTCAAAAGCGACGTGCTTCCGATCTGCGAAATTGGCGGCCACGCCGTACATGTTCCTTTCAGGACTACGTGGGTGCATGAGCAAATCCATTCAATTGACCATCCCGATGGTTATGGCGTAGTGGATGATTTGGGCGAATTGACGGGGTATGTAGAAAATCACTTCGAACTTGTCCCCAATGGTCGGAATTGA